One Rhizobiales bacterium GAS188 DNA window includes the following coding sequences:
- a CDS encoding membrane fusion protein, multidrug efflux system: MLKADIEDRGAQALREGSHSVPAFYGRPSGKQDDGEPASEKLAAWARQKEETPSVGQPQSPPEAEATEEGHPRVVKEPRKGFLRRRPVISAIGAMLLAATVGCGYVYLDYAQHFESTDDAFIASRQVGIAPKVSGYVTGVLVTDNQHVEGGDVIARIDDRDFRVALEQADAQVAAAEASIRTIGAQIVVQRAQIEAAEAQVEQAKAALVFAQQQAARYDDLARKGAGSVQNSELYGSQLLQQQAALKSAQATLAVAQRQIDALKAQLASAQANLAQANAQRDQAKLNLSYTTVTAAQAGRIVNLSAAAGEFAQAGTSLTMFVPDEIWVTANFKETQLDAMRPGQKATLEIDAYPEREILGRVESVQPGSGTAFSLLPAQNATGNYVKVVQRVPVKIVIENPPADVALGPGMSVVPSVRTDPTPSLYERQVAVFDRLWRHS; the protein is encoded by the coding sequence GCGGCCTGGGCCCGGCAGAAGGAGGAGACCCCCTCGGTCGGGCAGCCCCAATCGCCGCCTGAAGCGGAAGCCACGGAAGAAGGCCATCCGCGAGTGGTGAAGGAGCCCCGGAAGGGATTCTTGAGGCGCCGTCCGGTCATCTCTGCCATCGGCGCGATGCTCCTGGCTGCAACCGTCGGGTGCGGCTACGTCTATCTGGACTACGCCCAGCATTTCGAATCGACCGACGATGCCTTCATCGCTTCGCGGCAAGTCGGCATTGCGCCGAAGGTCTCGGGCTACGTCACAGGCGTGCTCGTCACCGACAACCAGCATGTCGAGGGCGGCGACGTCATCGCACGCATCGACGATCGCGATTTCCGCGTCGCGCTCGAGCAGGCCGACGCCCAGGTCGCCGCCGCGGAGGCGAGCATCCGAACGATCGGCGCACAGATCGTCGTGCAGCGGGCGCAAATCGAGGCGGCGGAAGCCCAGGTCGAGCAGGCAAAGGCCGCGCTCGTCTTCGCCCAGCAGCAGGCGGCGCGCTATGACGATCTGGCCCGCAAGGGCGCAGGCAGCGTGCAGAATTCCGAGCTCTACGGCTCGCAACTCCTGCAGCAGCAGGCTGCCTTGAAGAGCGCTCAGGCCACCCTCGCCGTTGCACAGCGCCAGATCGACGCTCTCAAGGCGCAGCTTGCGAGCGCGCAGGCCAATCTCGCGCAGGCCAACGCACAGCGGGACCAGGCAAAGCTCAACCTGTCCTACACGACCGTGACCGCGGCGCAGGCCGGACGCATCGTCAATCTCAGCGCGGCAGCCGGCGAATTCGCACAGGCCGGCACCAGCCTCACGATGTTCGTTCCCGATGAGATCTGGGTCACGGCGAATTTCAAGGAGACCCAGCTCGACGCGATGCGGCCTGGGCAGAAGGCGACGCTCGAGATCGATGCCTATCCGGAGCGCGAGATCTTGGGGCGTGTCGAGAGCGTCCAGCCGGGATCCGGAACGGCCTTCTCGCTGCTTCCGGCGCAGAACGCGACCGGCAACTACGTCAAGGTCGTCCAGCGCGTGCCGGTGAAGATCGTGATCGAAAATCCGCCGGCCGATGTCGCTCTCGGCCCCGGCATGTCCGTCGTGCCGAGCGTGCGCACAGACCCGACGCCTTCGCTCTACGAGCGACAGGTTGCCGTCTTCGATCGCCTGTGGAGGCACTCATGA
- a CDS encoding MFS transporter, DHA2 family, multidrug resistance protein gives MSAQAQAVSGRPAGPAAQSTNPWLIAIVVALASFMEVLDTTIANVALRYIAGGLGVSQDEASWVVTTYLVANAIIVTSTSYLTRRIGRKAFFLGCLGVFTLSSVLCGIAWNLQVLLLFRLVQGFAGGGMVPVAQSILAESFPPAKRGQAFALFGIAVVVAPVVGPTLGGWLSDNLSWHWCFLINGPVGLAAMALISALVKETPQKTADSGFDLVGFLLVATALGALEMVLDRGQQDDWFGSGFIVTFAIISGLAFLFLIPWEATRQNPTVDVRLVATRQFGSCFLVMMATGAILLATTQFLPQLVQEDFGYTATLSGLVLAPGGLVTMLMSLVTGRLSSFVQPKYLIAIGATIVAFSMYQMTNLDADLSFWFFAQSRMVLGLGLPMIFVSITAASYDGIRPEKIDQASALLNAARNTGSSIGVALASNVLAHREQFHQSHLVEQAIPSGISYQETMQQVTQYFLAQGSSLAEAQRQAFAWIGQQVQAQASLLAYIDVFWALMLVAAVAVPLALALRNIKLGAPAHAGH, from the coding sequence ATGAGCGCGCAGGCACAGGCCGTAAGCGGGCGGCCGGCGGGCCCGGCCGCCCAAAGCACCAATCCATGGCTGATCGCGATCGTCGTCGCGCTCGCCTCATTCATGGAAGTCCTCGATACCACCATTGCCAATGTCGCTCTGCGCTATATCGCGGGCGGCCTGGGCGTCAGCCAGGACGAGGCATCCTGGGTGGTGACCACCTATCTCGTCGCCAACGCGATCATCGTCACCTCGACGAGCTATCTGACCAGGAGAATCGGCCGCAAGGCCTTCTTCCTCGGCTGTCTCGGCGTGTTCACCTTGAGCTCCGTGCTCTGCGGCATCGCCTGGAACCTTCAGGTCCTCTTGCTGTTCCGTCTCGTTCAGGGCTTCGCGGGCGGCGGCATGGTGCCCGTGGCGCAATCGATCCTCGCCGAGAGCTTCCCGCCGGCCAAGCGCGGCCAGGCCTTCGCTCTGTTCGGGATCGCGGTGGTCGTTGCCCCAGTGGTCGGGCCGACGCTCGGCGGCTGGCTCTCCGACAATCTCTCCTGGCACTGGTGCTTCCTGATCAACGGACCCGTCGGCCTCGCCGCGATGGCGTTGATCTCCGCGCTCGTGAAGGAGACCCCGCAGAAGACAGCGGATTCCGGCTTCGACCTCGTCGGCTTCCTCCTTGTCGCGACCGCGCTTGGCGCTCTCGAAATGGTCCTGGATCGAGGCCAGCAGGATGACTGGTTCGGATCGGGCTTCATCGTGACCTTTGCGATCATTTCCGGCCTCGCCTTTCTCTTCCTGATACCTTGGGAGGCCACGCGGCAAAATCCCACCGTGGACGTCCGCCTGGTCGCCACCCGCCAGTTCGGATCCTGCTTTCTGGTGATGATGGCGACCGGGGCGATCCTCTTGGCAACGACCCAGTTCCTGCCCCAGCTCGTTCAGGAGGATTTCGGCTATACGGCGACCTTGTCCGGTCTTGTCCTTGCTCCAGGCGGTCTCGTGACCATGCTCATGAGCTTGGTGACGGGCCGCCTGTCGAGCTTCGTCCAGCCCAAATACCTGATCGCCATTGGCGCGACCATTGTGGCCTTCTCGATGTACCAGATGACGAATCTCGACGCCGATCTCAGCTTCTGGTTCTTCGCCCAATCGCGCATGGTGCTCGGCCTCGGACTGCCGATGATCTTCGTCTCGATCACCGCCGCTTCCTATGACGGCATTCGACCCGAGAAGATCGACCAGGCCTCGGCGCTGCTCAATGCGGCGCGCAATACGGGCAGCTCGATCGGGGTGGCGCTCGCCTCCAATGTGCTCGCGCATCGGGAGCAATTTCATCAGAGCCACCTCGTCGAGCAGGCCATCCCGTCGGGCATCTCGTACCAGGAGACGATGCAGCAGGTGACGCAGTATTTTCTCGCCCAGGGCAGCTCATTGGCGGAAGCTCAGCGGCAGGCCTTCGCCTGGATCGGCCAGCAAGTGCAGGCGCAGGCATCGCTGCTTGCCTATATCGACGTGTTCTGGGCGCTGATGCTGGTCGCGGCCGTCGCAGTGCCACTCGCGCTAGCGCTGCGCAACATCAAGCTCGGCGCGCCGGCGCATGCGGGGCATTGA
- a CDS encoding Uncharacterized membrane protein, with the protein MRHDTHDFARLTNLADGIFAVAMTFLAYTIQVPQPGAGPDGSLAVRLGAMLPQFGTLALTYFISGRLWILHFKMHRVITRGDDVLLVLNMTLLFGIVLTPFSAEVLSTYPLSALSVLIYAANALLMLAMDVAIWRYARTHPHFLADGTPPEYPARMMRHTLEIAALFGGSIVAAWFAPRAALCIWAMILPIVVLQARGWPRVSKIGQG; encoded by the coding sequence ATGCGCCATGACACTCACGATTTTGCGCGGCTTACCAATCTCGCCGACGGCATCTTCGCCGTCGCCATGACCTTTCTTGCTTACACCATTCAGGTGCCGCAACCTGGAGCCGGGCCAGACGGTAGCCTGGCGGTTCGCCTCGGCGCCATGTTGCCGCAATTCGGCACTCTGGCACTGACCTATTTCATTTCCGGGCGCCTGTGGATACTGCACTTCAAGATGCATCGGGTCATCACGCGGGGCGACGACGTGCTGCTGGTGCTGAACATGACGTTGTTGTTCGGGATCGTGCTCACTCCCTTCAGTGCCGAAGTTCTGAGCACCTACCCGCTGTCGGCGCTGAGCGTTTTGATCTACGCTGCGAATGCCCTGCTGATGCTGGCAATGGATGTGGCGATCTGGCGCTACGCGCGCACCCATCCCCATTTCCTTGCGGACGGCACACCACCTGAATATCCCGCCCGGATGATGAGACATACCCTCGAGATCGCGGCCCTGTTTGGCGGCTCGATCGTTGCGGCGTGGTTCGCGCCGCGCGCGGCACTCTGCATCTGGGCCATGATTCTGCCGATTGTCGTCTTGCAAGCTCGCGGCTGGCCCCGGGTCAGCAAGATCGGTCAGGGTTGA
- a CDS encoding putative flavoprotein involved in K+ transport — translation MSVEKIETLIVGGGQAGLAMSKQLSKRSLSHLVVERHRIAERWRSERWDGLHANGPAWHDRLSDLLIAGVDPDGFATRDQMVDYFVSYAERIATSVRCGVTVTALHRKADGTGFRAETSEGAIEATNVVAATGPFQRAMIPAVVPPEAGIVQMHSNAYRNPGQLPEGAVLVVGAGSSGAQIADELSRAGRRVYLSVGRHERPPRQYRGRDFCWWLGVLGLWEAAPRDPSVKHVTIAVSGAYGGHTIDFRRLAARGVMLLGRADAFGDGVMRFSPDLASNLAQGDASYLSLLDAADAYAARECLDLPEQPGARMVEPEPPCVTDPILQLNLQGAGITAIVWATGYALDFGWLKVEAFDERGAPMHRRGITDVPGLYFLGLSWLSRRASSFIFGVELDAAHLAEHIAARA, via the coding sequence GTGTCAGTTGAGAAAATCGAGACGCTGATTGTCGGCGGCGGTCAGGCCGGGTTGGCGATGAGCAAGCAACTCAGCAAGCGCAGCCTGTCCCACCTCGTCGTGGAACGGCACCGGATTGCCGAACGCTGGCGCTCGGAAAGGTGGGACGGTTTGCACGCCAACGGTCCCGCCTGGCATGACAGATTGTCGGATTTACTCATCGCCGGCGTTGATCCCGACGGCTTCGCGACGCGCGACCAGATGGTGGATTATTTTGTCTCCTACGCCGAACGGATCGCCACATCCGTCCGCTGCGGCGTTACGGTGACGGCGCTGCACAGGAAGGCCGACGGGACCGGCTTCCGCGCCGAAACGTCGGAGGGCGCGATCGAAGCCACCAACGTGGTCGCGGCCACTGGACCGTTTCAACGCGCGATGATCCCGGCCGTCGTGCCGCCGGAAGCCGGGATCGTGCAGATGCATTCCAACGCATACCGAAATCCCGGCCAGCTGCCGGAGGGCGCGGTGCTGGTGGTCGGGGCCGGTTCTTCGGGTGCTCAGATCGCCGACGAACTTTCACGCGCGGGCCGGCGCGTCTATCTGTCCGTCGGCCGGCATGAGCGGCCTCCCAGACAATATCGCGGGCGTGACTTCTGCTGGTGGCTGGGTGTCCTCGGCTTGTGGGAGGCCGCGCCCCGCGATCCGTCAGTGAAGCACGTCACGATCGCGGTCAGCGGCGCCTATGGCGGCCACACCATCGACTTCCGGCGCCTTGCAGCGCGCGGGGTGATGCTGTTGGGCAGGGCGGACGCCTTCGGAGATGGTGTGATGCGCTTCTCCCCCGACCTGGCGAGCAATCTCGCACAAGGCGATGCGTCCTACCTGTCCTTGCTCGACGCGGCCGACGCCTATGCTGCTCGAGAATGTCTCGACCTGCCCGAGCAGCCAGGGGCACGAATGGTCGAACCGGAGCCGCCATGCGTCACCGATCCCATCCTACAGCTAAACCTCCAAGGCGCCGGAATAACCGCTATCGTCTGGGCAACGGGATACGCGCTCGATTTCGGCTGGCTGAAGGTCGAGGCTTTTGACGAACGCGGTGCGCCGATGCATCGGCGCGGCATAACCGATGTGCCCGGGCTGTACTTCCTTGGGCTGAGCTGGCTGTCCCGAAGGGCTTCGAGCTTCATCTTTGGTGTCGAACTCGACGCGGCGCATCTGGCGGAGCATATCGCCGCGCGCGCCTAG
- a CDS encoding Lipoprotein-anchoring transpeptidase ErfK/SrfK — MRGLSKTFSGCMPEYSLVGQQDMGNSEIMIMDRGIADAGEMDEGALPGLRSGLLNRRSFLFGSAVGLGTLGLAGCATSDGMSRAEAAKVYGPVPDEKFPIPAVDVSKIDPKYYRKTVRYDTDEAPGTIIVDPGKYYVYRIEGDGNATRYGANVGRDGFRWSGDAYVGRKAEWATWTPPKEMIQRQPEAAKYARGMPGGLDNPLGARTLYLYQNGVYTLYTIYASSDPESIGTNVTSGCTGLLSQDMIDLYSRTPVKAKVVVLPA; from the coding sequence ATGCGCGGCCTCAGCAAGACGTTCAGTGGGTGTATGCCGGAGTATTCTCTGGTCGGGCAACAGGACATGGGAAACTCCGAAATCATGATCATGGACCGTGGAATTGCCGATGCCGGCGAGATGGACGAGGGAGCTCTGCCTGGGCTTCGGTCGGGGCTTCTCAACCGCCGGTCGTTTCTGTTCGGCTCTGCCGTCGGTCTCGGCACGCTGGGGCTGGCCGGCTGCGCGACGTCCGACGGCATGAGCCGTGCCGAGGCGGCGAAGGTCTACGGGCCGGTGCCCGACGAGAAATTCCCGATCCCGGCGGTCGATGTCAGCAAGATCGATCCAAAATATTATCGCAAGACAGTGCGCTACGACACCGATGAAGCGCCCGGTACGATTATCGTCGATCCCGGCAAATACTATGTTTACCGCATCGAAGGCGACGGAAACGCCACCCGCTATGGCGCCAATGTCGGCCGCGACGGCTTCCGATGGAGCGGTGACGCTTATGTCGGGCGCAAGGCCGAATGGGCGACCTGGACACCGCCCAAGGAGATGATCCAGCGCCAGCCCGAGGCGGCCAAATACGCCCGCGGCATGCCGGGCGGCCTCGACAATCCGCTCGGCGCCCGCACGCTCTACCTCTATCAAAACGGCGTGTACACGCTCTACACGATCTACGCCAGCAGCGACCCCGAGTCGATCGGGACCAACGTTACGAGCGGCTGTACCGGCCTCCTCAGTCAGGACATGATCGACCTCTATTCCCGAACGCCCGTCAAGGCGAAGGTAGTCGTCCTGCCGGCGTAG